The window GTCCTAATGTCTCTTAGATTTCTCTTGGATTTGCATTGAGGTGTTCTTGTGCACATCTTGTTGGCTGTTCGATCTTTCAGGTGGTGTGCTACAGCAGTATATTGTACAATATTTTCCTCTTGAACATCAGTAATAGGTTTGATTACCTAACTCTTCCTGATTGTGGTACATTTAAGATGCAAGCATATGCTTTCTTGACATCTAATGTAGCTTAACTGTGGTATGAGAACatcaccattctttttttttttaaagatttattcattttattacagccagatatacacagaggaggagagacagagaggaagatcttccgtccgatgagccACAACggccccaagtgagccacaacggccgatccgaagccgggaacctggaacctggaacctcttccgggtctcccacgtgggtgcagggtcccaaagctttgggccgtcctcaactgctttcccaggccacaagcagggagctggatgggaagtggagctgccgggattagaaccggcgcccatatgggatcccggggctttcaaggcgaggactttagccgctaggcccgacACCATGCCTTTGAAAAGAACCACATTCTTAGTTAAAGCAACCAGTAAGGCTACCCTAAAGTGGCTGAAAGTAGTGGCGGTGGTAGGGCCAAACCGTTGTTGGTTTCCTGCAAAGTATGTATGCCTGTGTGTTCTtattcattgttttctgtttcttctcttctagGATTTTCTGATGTGCCCTGAGGTCCATGTAACCACAAGGGCTCCTCTTTATCACCTTAAGTGCCACTCTGACCCCAGACCACTCAGAACTTACAACTCAAGGCAAGATGGATGCCACAGTGACAGATGATTTCCAACAAATTCTGCCTATTGAACAGCTGCGCTCTACTCATGCTAGCAATGATTATGTGGAACGGCCTCCAGCCCCCTGCAAACAGGCCCTCTCCAGCCCTTCCCTTGCTGTGCAAACCCACAAATCTGATTGGTCCCTGGCTACCATGCCTATTTCTCTCCCTCGCAGTCTCAGCCAGTGCCATCAGTTGCAGCCCTTGCCTCAGCATTTGAGCCAATCTAGCATTGCCAGTTCGATGTCCCATAGCACCACTGCCTCTGATCAAAGGCTCTTGGCTAGCATAACGCCCTCACCTTCAGGCCAGTCCATCATCCGAACCCAGCCCGGAGCAGGGACTCACCCAAAGGCTGATGGTGCTCTGAAGGGAGAAGCTGAGCCATCTGCAGGGCATCAAAGTGAGCACCTATTCATCTGTGAGGAGTGTGGGCGCTGCAAGTGTGTCCCCTGCACAGCAGctcgccccctcccctcctgctggctgTGCAACCAGCGTTGCCTTTGCTCTGCTGAGAGCCTCCTCGATTATGGCACTTGTCTCTGCTGCGTCAAGGGCCTCTTCTATCACTGTTCCACTGATGATGAAGACAACTGCGCTGATGAGCCCTGCTCCTGTGGGCCTAGCTCCTGCTTCGTCCGCTGGGCAGCCATGAGTCTCATCTCCCTCTTCCTACCCTGCCTCTGCTGCTACCTGCCTACCCGTGGATGCCTCCATCTGTGCCAGCAGGGCTATGATAGCCTCCGGCGACCAGGCTGCCGCTGTAAGAGGCACACCAACACTGTGTGCAGAAAAATCTCTTCTAGTAGTGCACCCTTCCCCAAGGCCCAGGAAAAGTCTGTATGACCTTCCGACATGATGGATCCAGAGCTTTCTCCTTCTAGCCCCAATCACTAAAGGATAGGCCTCATCTTTGGAAAGGAGGAGTAACAAACTAGCCAAAGTCAGGCCTCACCTCTTTTATTCTTGCAGCGTCAGGGGAATGGCCAAGTTCATCCTGGTGCAGGATGCCTTGTTCTTTCTCACACTTATCAATCCTACTGCTCTTCAAACTTTACGCACTCTGCCAGTTTAGCCCTTATGGCTGCCTTGGCAAATTCAGGTGATACATGGGCATGAGGTTTGAACACTGAGGACTGACAGAGCCAGCAACGTGGAGGTTTAGGGGCTCCCCAGTGTCATGCCTCTCGATGCAGGCTCTGATCGTCACTCTGTGTTCTACAGTGCCTTTGGAAGCTTTCTTTTAAGATGGTTTTCCCAAGTACATGTAGAACAGCGTTCAAACTTACAGGGACTATGACTCCATTTCCCTGTTTACTGCCCTTCTCATCTTtatatttctttctccctctctcctcttggtTCACTTCTCCTGGTCTCTGTTCCTTCCACCTTCATTCTGTACcctctctgcttttattttttcctatcttTTCTTCCTTCGTTTCTACTTCTCCCCTCCCCGTTTTTCTCAAACCCATTTTCTGCTTGCATTTTTATCTCATTTGATCTACATTTGTCTCTCTCTACctgtccttctttctccctctaacACATCCAAAAGTGCTGTTTTTCCATAGGTGTTTCCTTAGACGCCAAACTTTGCTATGCTATACTAGTTACTAATTTTTATTAAGGAAAATGGAATACTGTAATGAACTGATCACTAGCAATAGTCTGTATCCcaatgtgtgtgtgcactcacaACTGCACTCACCTGTTTGTGAGCATATGAGGTAAAGTTATCTCACATTTCCAGGTTTAATTAGTTGGAGTTTTCCTCCCTTGCCCAATAATCAACTTATAGTAATGACAGATTCCACTAGCATGCTGAGTAGGATAGTAAATCAGGATGCTCTTAACTTTGTATGTCTGACCCAAGTGCCAAAGGCAGACGTGCTTTATAGCTAAATGAACAAAGCAACGGATATTACAGAGGTTTGTTCTCTCTTAGAAGCTAACTGCCCTGAGACTGCATGGCTCAGGCCTTCATAAAGGACATAAAAAGTCATAAAACTTAGAGCTGGAAGGAATCTTAACTATGATGTCTTTCAATGCCcttattttacagatgggaaaactgagaccTGGAGATAGGAagggacttgcccaaggtcacacactgAGTAAATGGCAGAATTGGGACTGAAATATAGGCCTTTTGTTTCCTGGTTCAATATTCTCGCCCCTGTACCACATTGAGTCATGGGACGTTTTCCTGGGACTCTATTAATAATGACAGAAAGCTGTTCCCTTCCAATTACTTTTCAGAGCCATGCCAAGTTAGTGTGGCAGTCTTTCTGCAGTACATGATGGGTGGCTAATTAACTATTAGATGTTGAGGCTGCCCCCAGTGGACATTACCTTTGGCTCTGTCATCTTGTAGAAGCGCAAGTGTGGAAAAGAAAAGCTTAAAGAAGCCCTAACCAAGCTGTATCTTCGCCATTGCATCTACTCTTTGCTGCACATACTGTGCTCACCCCTGGCTTTGTCTGCAATGGCAGCTACCTGAGAACCTAAATTTCAGCAACAGTGAAAAACTGAGATGAAGGATACATAAATGCTGAAAACTGACTTgtctctttaaaaatacagagagCCTGTGCTGTGAACCCCTTCCAGCGGGAAAAGGCTGCAGTGGTGATGTCACGCTCCTAAAGACTGCTGCTAAAAGACACAAGAATTATGTAGTTTCCCTCTGTAAGTAAATCCAAAACTCACCAAGGAATTCAGAGATTGAGGGCACTTGTTGAAATCAAGGTGCTCCAACTTAGTTTAAGATTTCCAGACTCTAACTTTATATATCATCACATTTAAAGTGTGCATGGAAGTGTACTGCAGGGTGGAGAGGTGAAAAGTGTATAGTTTCACACAGGGGGAAGAAAGAGACATGTCCCTTGGATGGATACATACTACAGAAATATGTGCCACTCAGCCTTTGTTGGTTCTGAATCTTCCTGAAGTGTACTGACATTTGGGCTCTGTACAGCCTCATACCTTCACTTACACCTCCTCTTCTAGAATTGCTTTGCTctatttttgtatatataaatatgttatgATGATTATTAATAATGTTAATGATATTGCTGCAAATGGTGCCATATATAATGTTACGCTTCTTGGAACATTTATATATCCAAACCAATACTTGTAACCTCTTATGTTGCTTTCAGATCCTTCAAATTTaagtaccttttttaaaaaaaaaaatcgtacaTGTCTGCCTGATTGTAGTTTAAACTGATCTACTCCTAAAATTTGTGCCCAGTCTACTGGGTCAAGCTGGATGGTGATGAGTAGCAACACACACTTCTTTCTGCTTCTGCCTGAAATTTGCTTAGAGCTCAGATATCTAAGGATTCTCTGACACTAGCGCATTGTTCCTGGAGCTAAATTTATTCTATGGATGTTTGCTTATTAGTTTCAGGGCCCAAAATAAGGCAAACTCCTCTTTCTTGATAGCTCCTTGATATCCAAATCCTGCAGTCCTTACTCAGGCAAATTGTGCACTGCCAGGAGGGCCCTGGGTTCTGCCATATACCCAGAGGAGCTCTTCTCGGTGTGTTTCTAAATGGCCTTATACTTGGTAGAAGAAACTAAAGGGTTACTCAAATGCAGTTGTAATCAGCAATCTGCTGCTGAGTAAGGGCTTTCACTTATGTCCAAATTGGCCTGATATGGACTGCATCTGGTTTACGCATAGATGGGTCCTGTTGGGGTATGCGCATGAACATGTGAGTGAGTGTGCATATATATTCCTtttgtgattatatatatatataatatacatatatatattcacacatctctatatattttaatgtattgcacatgtatatttaaaatatatatataagaaagaaCTCTAGATCCTGAGGAgtggctttgtttttattatttttctactttgtGTCATGTACTATGTAAATGGACTATTTCGAGGGTGTtttctcaatttttgtttttggcaGTAAACTGATATGCTACCCATAACTCCACTGTTTTCCACATATTGGTCCCTTGACACAGTTCATATGGCAATATCTAAGAGTTTCCCTTTGGTTCTACCCATCTTCCCTCATCACAACGACAATAATACATATAGTGAACACTTACCTAGTGCTTACTATGTGCTAAGCACTAGATTTAGCATATTGTCTGAATTAACTCATTC is drawn from Ochotona princeps isolate mOchPri1 chromosome X, mOchPri1.hap1, whole genome shotgun sequence and contains these coding sequences:
- the SPRY3 gene encoding protein sprouty homolog 3, yielding MDATVTDDFQQILPIEQLRSTHASNDYVERPPAPCKQALSSPSLAVQTHKSDWSLATMPISLPRSLSQCHQLQPLPQHLSQSSIASSMSHSTTASDQRLLASITPSPSGQSIIRTQPGAGTHPKADGALKGEAEPSAGHQSEHLFICEECGRCKCVPCTAARPLPSCWLCNQRCLCSAESLLDYGTCLCCVKGLFYHCSTDDEDNCADEPCSCGPSSCFVRWAAMSLISLFLPCLCCYLPTRGCLHLCQQGYDSLRRPGCRCKRHTNTVCRKISSSSAPFPKAQEKSV